Proteins co-encoded in one Sebastes umbrosus isolate fSebUmb1 chromosome 20, fSebUmb1.pri, whole genome shotgun sequence genomic window:
- the LOC119479764 gene encoding LOW QUALITY PROTEIN: zinc finger MYM-type protein 1-like (The sequence of the model RefSeq protein was modified relative to this genomic sequence to represent the inferred CDS: substituted 1 base at 1 genomic stop codon), translating into MKCARVRNNFTNVKADQRGGGDRTRARLFCFPCLLFGGTTDRVCTNAGHCDPNNLPCAITKHKKSVVHIQSQIALKTFGLNRIDLALDEQQRLSVSIHNEKVTKNXEILKTLIDAACFLGKQELAFRGNNESKSSSNRGNFIELLHLFASEDANLASHLASSTLFSGMSNRIQNDLIEAIADVLKEDIKEELSVAQFVAVEVDETTDITNKAQISVIIRYVSSSEVKEALLGFDDVSDDHRATVITNYMLGVLEKFNCAHKLVAQHLNGVQAKIREKVPEAIFTHCYSHKLNLVLSQSAKMIPECKIFFKTVEGLAAFFSRSTKCPNLLDEAVKRCIPQAAATRWNSNSRLVQIIMFYHAEFREVFNLIQENPNDWDGEALTMTAGFNF; encoded by the exons ATGAAGTGTGCTCGagtacggaacaactttactaatgtgaaagctgaccAGAGAGGGGGGGGcgatcgtactcgggcacg GCTGTTCTGTTTCCCATGTTTGCTGTTTGGCGGTACCACCGACAGGGTCTGTACTAATGCAGGACATTGTGACCCGAACAACTTGCCCTGTGCGATAACCAAGCACAAAAAGTCGGTGGTCCACATTCAGAGCCAGATTgctctgaaaacatttggaCTCAACAGAATCGACCTGGCTTTGGATGAACAACAACGGCTGAGCGTTAGCATCCACAATGAGAAGGTAACGAAAAACTGAGAAATCCTAAAAACTCTCATTGATGCTGCATGTTTCCTTGGTAAACAGGAGCTAGCTTTCCGTGGGAACAATGAGAGTAAAAGTTCCTCAAACCGGGGGAATTTCATTGAACTGTTGCACCTGTTTGCCAGCGAGGATGCTAATTTAGCCTCCCACTTGGCATCATCTACATTGTTTTCCGGCATGTCAAACAGAATCCAAAATGACTTAATTGAAGCGATTGCGGATGTTCTGAAGGAAGACATAAAAGAGGAACTGAGTGTGGCACAGTTTGTTGCAGTGGAGGTGGATGAAACCACAGACATCACAAACAAGGCTCAAATCTCAGTCATTATTCGGTATGTCTCCAGTAGTGAGGTGAAGGAGGCTTTGTTGGGCTTTGATGATGTGAGTGATGACCACAGAGCAACGGTAATTACCAACTATATGTTAGGTGTACTAGAGAAGTTTAACTGTGCACACAAGTTGGTAGCGCAA CATCTAAATGGAGTACAAGCAAAAATTAGAGAAAAAGTCCCAGAAGCAATATTTACTCACTgctacagccacaaactaaaccTTGTGCTCTCACAGTCTGCAAAGATGATCCCTGAGTGTAAAATCTTTTTTAAGACTGTTGAAGGCCTTGCAGCTTTTTTTAGCAGGTCTACGAAATGCCCCAATCTACTTGATGAAGCGGTGAAACGATGCATTCCACAGGCAGCAGCTACCAGATGGAACTCAAACTCGAGGCTTGTTCagatcatcatgttctaccatGCAGAGTTTCGCGAGGTATTCAACCTCATTCAAGAAAACCCCAATGATTGGGATGGAGAGGCACTAACTATGACCGCTGGGTTCAATTTCTGA